One window from the genome of Salvia miltiorrhiza cultivar Shanhuang (shh) chromosome 7, IMPLAD_Smil_shh, whole genome shotgun sequence encodes:
- the LOC130994828 gene encoding pentatricopeptide repeat-containing protein At4g17616 — MMRALIRENQRGLGLLRSIFGGRFALGHNVRCHEVNGYDRKFSDHFPKEISTAGATMENLCSKGTSRWSLLGKLERELKEHKVDEAWETYNNFVRVYGFVDQSLMANLITESSYSSDSKCLRMACHLVVKLSKERPALLRPELMTKLVLSLARAQILVLAARVVRVMLEKKILPSLDMLQMVFLHLVKTDTGTYLASNILEEICYSLKELKVNRTMTRPDVMIFNLVLAACVRYGASLKAQQIMELMPVVGVAADAHTAVIIARIHEMNATRDELKKFKDCVDMVPVNLVHYYLPFYDSLLSLHFKFNDIDGASTLLLDLSRYSELYPVQRGENDRQRSCTVSIGSDNIKMGLKLQFLPQQLQKDFVYKIDHKHELLLHKKGNFVLSKNGLAKLIIGYKRSGRINELSKLLISIQDMLNSPDKSSPCSQVINACVYLGWLETAHDILEDLVAENYSVPIGSYTLLLTAYYKRNMLREAEGLVRQIQRLGFAINTSDECMSPNVSDSEDKHTSNLADSISQTMREDDGGVPFMVHQFNSSIFFFTKAKMIEDARETYRKMQKLKIQPNTSTFFYLICGYSSVGMYREITILWGDIKRSMVNYNTVYKREVYELLLLNFIRGGYFERVMEVIHLMMQNDMFLDKWCYKIEFLKFHRNLYRTLTLADAKDEAQSRRLEQVKAFRKWAGIS, encoded by the coding sequence ATGATGCGAGCATTGATAAGGGAGAACCAAAGAGGATTAGGTTTATTAAGATCAATATTTGGTGGAAGATTTGCCTTAGGTCACAATGTGAGGTGTCATGAAGTGAATGGATATGATAGGAAATTCAGTGATCACTTTCCGAAAGAAATTTCCACGGCCGGTGCTACGATGGAAAATTTGTGTTCAAAAGGAACCTCTCGGTGGAGCTTGTTAGGGAAGCTAGAGAGAGAGTTGAAGGAACATAAAGTGGATGAGGCTTGGGAAACTTATAATAACTTTGTGCGCGTTTATGGTTTTGTCGACCAGTCTCTTATGGCAAATTTGATTACTGAGTCTTCGTATTCGTCTGACTCCAAATGTCTTCGTATGGCTTGTCATTTAGTTGTTAAGCTTTCAAAGGAAAGGCCGGCTTTACTTAGGCCTGAGCTGATGACGAAGCTAGTCCTTTCTTTGGCCCGGGCTCAGATTCTTGTTCTAGCGGCGAGAGTTGTTAGAGTGATGTTGGAGAAGAAGATCTTACCGTCTTTGGATATGTTGCAGATGGTCTTTCTACATTTGGTGAAGACGGACACTGGAACATATTTGGCATCAAATATTTTGGAAGAAATTTGTTATAGTTTGAAGGAGTTGAAGGTAAACAGAACAATGACAAGGCCTGATGTTATGATTTTTAATCTTGTTCTTGCTGCCTGTGTGAGGTATGGAGCTTCTTTAAAGGCCCAACAGATTATGGAGCTGATGCCGGTAGTAGGAGTGGCGGCAGATGCCCATACTGCTGTGATTATTGCTCGCATACATGAAATGAATGCCACGAGAGATGAGTTGAAGAAGTTTAAAGATTGTGTGGATATGGTTCCTGTTAACTTGGTTCATTACTACTTGCCATTTTATGACTCTCTGTTGAGCTTGCATTTTAAGTTCAACGATATTGATGGTGCATCGACGCTCTTATTAGATCTGTCTAGATATAGTGAGTTGTATCCTGTGCAGAGAGGTGAGAATGACCGACAGAGATCCTGCACTGTCTCGATTGGATCGGACAATATAAAGATGGGGTTGAAGCTGCAGTTTCTACCTCAGCAGTTGCAGAAGGATTTTGTCTATAAAATCGACCACAAGCATGAGCTTCTATTGCATAAGAAAGGAAATTTTGTCCTGAGCAAGAACGGGTTGGCCAAGCTCATCATAGGGTACAAGAGATCAGGGAGAATCAACGAGCTCTCGAAGCTTCTAATTAGCATTCAAGACATGCTGAATTCACCAGATAAAAGCAGTCCCTGTTCTCAGGTAATCAATGCTTGTGTTTATTTGGGATGGCTCGAAACAGCTCATGACATTTTAGAAGACTTGGTAGCAGAAAATTACTCTGTCCCAATAGGTTCATATACGTTACTTTTGACTGCTTATTACAAAAGAAATATGCTGAGGGAAGCAGAAGGACTAGTGAGACAAATCCAAAGACTCGGCTTTGCCATTAATACTTCTGATGAGTGTATGTCCCCAAATGTTTCTGATTCTGAAGATAAACATACATCGAATTTGGCAGATTCAATCAGTCAAACAATGAGAGAAGATGATGGAGGAGTTCCATTTATGGTACATCAGTTTAATTCCTCCATCTTCTTCTTCACGAAGGCCAAAATGATTGAAGATGCAAGAGAGACATACCGGAAAATGCAAAAGTTGAAGATCCAGCCCAATACTTCCACATTTTTCTATCTTATATGTGGATATAGTTCTGTGGGGATGTATCGTGAAATTACAATCTTGTGGGGCGACATCAAGAGGAGCATGGTGAATTATAATACTGTATACAAGAGAGAAGTCTATGAGTTGCTGCTACTAAATTTTATTCGGGGAGGCTATTTTGAGAGGGTGATGGAGGTCATTCATCTTATGATGCAGAATGATATGTTCTTGGATAAGTGGTGCTATAAAATCGAGTTCTTGAAGTTTCACAGGAACCTCTACCGGACCTTAACTTTAGCGGATGCTAAGGACGAGGCTCAGAGCAGGAGACTTGAGCAAGTGAAGGCGTTCAGGAAATGGGCTGGCATAAGTTAA
- the LOC130994905 gene encoding uncharacterized protein LOC130994905 isoform X2: MPEKLLVCTSVALAMKPRATESPRRSRTVQGEGPNWILIAGSALLSTLSVRLGYKLKQVLDAKQLNNSSPVNGKSTNGKKSGSCPMHSNAFCFPQDEDVCYNHYSGSRDVMEIKPHVNGQMMAEPEMALPLVTVPTSEFNKENGVMWSSSPDRLELPQKPFHQSNSSDSPCVSESGSDIFSKREVIQKLRQQLKRRDDMILEMQDQIAEVQNSLAAQVSHSSHLQSLLDIANRDLFDSEREVQRLRKAIADHCVGHVNSGEKLPSVPVWPADARNGHVNGYPEVENNMESPEKGRDGEKIEMLRREVSELKELNEGKDYLLQSYKEQKSELSIKIKELQHRLDSQLPNIL; the protein is encoded by the exons ATGCCGGAAAAGCTTTTGGTCTGCACTTCTGTCGCTTTAGCAATGAAGCCAAGAGCCACCGAGTCACCTCGGAGGTCAAGAACTGTTCAGGGGGAGGGACCAAATTGGATCCTTATTGCAGGGAGTGCACTGCTTAGTACATTGTCAGTTCGCCTTGGATATAAGCTCAAACAGGTCCTTGATGCTAAACAACTGAACAACAGTAGTCCAG TTAATGGAAAATCCACTAATGGCAAGAAGTCGGGAAGCTGCCCTATGCATTCAAATGCCTTTTGCTTTCCTCAAGATGAAGATGTTTGCTACAATCATTATTCAG GATCCAGGGATGTGATGGAAATCAAACCACACGTCAATGGACAGATGATGGCAGAACCTGAAATGGCTCTTCCATTAGTGACTGTTCCCACGTCGGAATTCAATAAAGAAAACGGTGTGATGTGGTCGTCTTCTCCTGACCGCCTGGAGCTTCCCCAGAAACCTTTCCACCAATCAAACAGCTCCGACTCCCCCTGCGTCTCAGAATCTGGTTCTGACATTTTCAGCAAGCGGGAGGTCATACAGAAGCTGAGACAGCAGCTGAAGAGAAGAGATGACATGATACTAGAAATGCAAGATCAAATTGCAGAAGTGCAAAACTCTCTTGCCGCACAGGTTTCACATTCTTCACATCTGCAATCTCTTCTAGATATTGCAAACAGGGATTTGTTTGATTCAGAACGGGAAGTACAGAGACTACGGAAGGCAATAGCAGATCACTGTGTCGGACATGTCAACTCAGGTGAGAAACTCCCTTCCGTTCCCGTTTGGCCTGCTGATGCGAGGAACGGCCATGTAAATGGATACCCAGAAGTCGAGAACAATATGGAGTCTCCAGAGAAAGGGAGAGATGGGGAAAAGATTGAAATGTTGAGGAGGGAAGTGAGCGAGTTGAAAGAACTGAATGAAGGAAAAGACTACTTGCTGCAAAGCTACAAGGAGCAGAAGTCGGAGCTTTCGATCAAGATCAAGGAGTTGCAGCACAGATTGGATTCTCAACTTCCAAATATTTTGTAG
- the LOC130994905 gene encoding uncharacterized protein LOC130994905 isoform X1 — protein sequence MPEKLLVCTSVALAMKPRATESPRRSRTVQGEGPNWILIAGSALLSTLSVRLGYKLKQVLDAKQLNNSSPGLKVNGKSTNGKKSGSCPMHSNAFCFPQDEDVCYNHYSGSRDVMEIKPHVNGQMMAEPEMALPLVTVPTSEFNKENGVMWSSSPDRLELPQKPFHQSNSSDSPCVSESGSDIFSKREVIQKLRQQLKRRDDMILEMQDQIAEVQNSLAAQVSHSSHLQSLLDIANRDLFDSEREVQRLRKAIADHCVGHVNSGEKLPSVPVWPADARNGHVNGYPEVENNMESPEKGRDGEKIEMLRREVSELKELNEGKDYLLQSYKEQKSELSIKIKELQHRLDSQLPNIL from the exons ATGCCGGAAAAGCTTTTGGTCTGCACTTCTGTCGCTTTAGCAATGAAGCCAAGAGCCACCGAGTCACCTCGGAGGTCAAGAACTGTTCAGGGGGAGGGACCAAATTGGATCCTTATTGCAGGGAGTGCACTGCTTAGTACATTGTCAGTTCGCCTTGGATATAAGCTCAAACAGGTCCTTGATGCTAAACAACTGAACAACAGTAGTCCAGGTTTAAAAG TTAATGGAAAATCCACTAATGGCAAGAAGTCGGGAAGCTGCCCTATGCATTCAAATGCCTTTTGCTTTCCTCAAGATGAAGATGTTTGCTACAATCATTATTCAG GATCCAGGGATGTGATGGAAATCAAACCACACGTCAATGGACAGATGATGGCAGAACCTGAAATGGCTCTTCCATTAGTGACTGTTCCCACGTCGGAATTCAATAAAGAAAACGGTGTGATGTGGTCGTCTTCTCCTGACCGCCTGGAGCTTCCCCAGAAACCTTTCCACCAATCAAACAGCTCCGACTCCCCCTGCGTCTCAGAATCTGGTTCTGACATTTTCAGCAAGCGGGAGGTCATACAGAAGCTGAGACAGCAGCTGAAGAGAAGAGATGACATGATACTAGAAATGCAAGATCAAATTGCAGAAGTGCAAAACTCTCTTGCCGCACAGGTTTCACATTCTTCACATCTGCAATCTCTTCTAGATATTGCAAACAGGGATTTGTTTGATTCAGAACGGGAAGTACAGAGACTACGGAAGGCAATAGCAGATCACTGTGTCGGACATGTCAACTCAGGTGAGAAACTCCCTTCCGTTCCCGTTTGGCCTGCTGATGCGAGGAACGGCCATGTAAATGGATACCCAGAAGTCGAGAACAATATGGAGTCTCCAGAGAAAGGGAGAGATGGGGAAAAGATTGAAATGTTGAGGAGGGAAGTGAGCGAGTTGAAAGAACTGAATGAAGGAAAAGACTACTTGCTGCAAAGCTACAAGGAGCAGAAGTCGGAGCTTTCGATCAAGATCAAGGAGTTGCAGCACAGATTGGATTCTCAACTTCCAAATATTTTGTAG
- the LOC130994832 gene encoding mediator of RNA polymerase II transcription subunit 17 encodes MDGDLEISLDKLPIKRLDAIEENGFERFPTDVGYDEKRVNLVRRIDFAWAVEREDPNKKRKSEGASAKEGATSSQQQWQWQSLVENLQLAHQELSVIIDLINTVEANDAVTVAGMTRPKQLPNEHLSDLAVSTATKLQCFRGLGKYLKQSAKALEEQVAREARFYGALIRLQQNWKIKRHRLVAAASGNEGFYIDLFDSSLYDLASVFRPSSMSTIPVEHDAAGMLTVNLPHKSCHSLQFEFLGLNPSYKLTRSGETKTQAESTDSSRMPAKEHVTDEERVREMHLTLREVHRAIHDEQVFDLVNREACNPSLRVNLTGIKENYLRLSIGEGASVSLSLVSSGQHDQTSSASEINTVETSNVAVGSFDGTDFGKEFDKAERSGVSRHLGFEIYLRQLFHEYVFVRAKSKAMPLRRSQIPGQPAKDNSNILGHFCMSLAHRIFSNKVLSMLEDLVHRTPYVQLISHPTWHSRTSSWTLSMKIPESIIHAASQIQTPGVGNAKVVRSQFWTKVVVIDDSISVQGEGAPNVLGLFKGKSEVVSSINGYDCDLADLPIILLQQVASQIVQWLHEEAQAVGIKANRDFLSLAFELEQGEIARLVAHVDPEDAQGCISWWLTIDDGLTEEHKLRSDMSYFESQSRKFLGYLPLDLLHSTLLDFLNLCSY; translated from the exons ATGGATGGAGATCTTGAAATCTCACTAGACAAGCTTCCGATCAAACGACTTGATGCCATTGAGGAAAATGGCTTTGAACGCTTCCCCAC AGATGTGGGTTATGATGAAAAGAGAGTGAACTTGGTGAGGAGAATAGACTTTGCATGGGCCGTAGAGAGAGAGGATCCCAATAAGAAGCGGAAGAGTGAAGGTGCGAGTGCCAAGGAGGGTGCGACATCCAGTCAGCAACAATGGCAATGGCAGAGTTTAGTGGAGAATCTGCAGTTGGCTCACCAAGAGCTATCTGTCATAATTGATCTTATTAACACG GTAGAGGCTAATGATGCTGTAACAGTCGCGGGAATGACACGGCCGAAGCAATTGCCGAATGAACATCTATCTGACCTTGCTGTGTCTACAGCAACCAAACTACAGTGTTTCCGG GGTCTTGGAAAATATCTAAAGCAATCTGCCAAAGCATTGGAAGAGCAAGTAGCAAGAGAGGCTAGATTTTATGGTGCCCTCATTAG ATTGCAGCAAAATTGGAAAATTAAACGACATCGATTGGTTGCAGCTGCCTCTGGCAACGAAGGCTtctatattgatttatttgacAGTTCATTATATGATTTGGCTTCTGTATTTCGTCCATCTTCTATGTCTACAATTCCTGTTGAGCACGATGCAGCTGGAATGCTCACAGTGAATTTACCCCATAAGTCATGCCACTCTCTTCAGTTTGAGTTTCTTGGACTCAATCCTTCGTATAAGTTGACAAGATCTGGTGAGACAAAGACGCAAGCAGAATCCACTGATTCTTCCCGAATGCCTGCGAAGGAACATGTGACAGATGAAGAACGTGTGAGGGAAATGCATTTAACCTTACGTGAAGTTCATCGAGCAATACACGATGAGCAG GTGTTTGATTTGGTAAACCGTGAAGCATGTAATCCTTCATTGCGTGTGAACCTGACTGgcataaaagaaaattatttacGCCTAAGCATTGGTGAAGGAGCATCTGTTTCACTTTCACTCGTGTCATCTGGTCAACATGATCAAACAAGCAGTGCATCAGAAATAAACACTGTAGAAACTTCAAATGTAGCTGTGGGATCATTTGACGGAACTGATTTTGGAAAAGAATTTGATAAAGCAGAGAGATCAGGAGTCTCAAGACACCTTGGTTTTGAGATTTATTTGCGGCAATTGTTTCATGAGTATGTGTTTGTCAGAGCAAAATCCAAAGCCATGCCTTTACGAAGGAGTCAAATTCCTGGCCAGCCAGCTAAGGACAATTCTAACATTCTAGGGCATTTCTGCATGTCTCTTGCTCACAGAATATTCTCAAATAAGGTTCTGTCTATGCTGGAAGATCTG GTTCATAGGACGCCCTATGTCCAATTAATTTCTCATCCAACCTGGCATTCTCGGACATCTTCATGGACGCTTTCAATGAAGATTCCTGAATCCATCATTCATGCTGCTAGCCAAATTCAGACACCTGGCGTTGGCAATGCGAAGGTTGTAAGATCTCAGTTCTGGACTAAGGTTGTGGTGATTGATGATTCCATTAGCGTACAGGGCGAAGGTGCTCCTAATGTTCTTGGTCTTTTCAAAGGAAAATCTGAGGTTGTCAGCTCGATTAATGGATATGACTGTGACTTGGCAGATCTTCCTATAATACTTCTTCAGCAG GTTGCTAGCCAAATTGTCCAGTGGCTGCATGAGGAAGCTCAAGCTGTTGGCATCAAAGCAAACAGAGATTTCTTATCACTGGCGTTCGAGCTGGAACAGGGCGAAATAGCTCGACTGGTAGCACATGTAGACCCTGAAGATGCCCAAGGTTGCATCTCTTGGTGGCTCACGATAGACGACGGGCTTACCGAGGAACACAAACTCCGGTCGGACATGTCCTATTTCGAGTCACAAAGCAGGAAGTTCTTAGGCTATTTACCTCTTGATCTCTTGCATTCGACATTGCTGGACTTTCTCAACTTGTGCAGCTATTGA